The window CGCTTCCCGGAGGACAGCGCGGAGGCCGCGTTCATCCGCGCCCGCCCACCGCTCTATCAGGCGCCCCCGCCGCGCGCGCGTGCCATCGAGATGCCAGAGTCGCTGGGCGACGAGCATGCGGGGACCACCTCGACTCAGGAGGCCTTCGGCCGCGTGCTCGCCGGCCTCGCGCGCCTGCCCGCGGGCGAGCGCGTGGTGACGGTGTCCGCCGACGTCGCCATCACCACCCATCTCGCGGGCTGGATCAACCGCAAGCAGGTCTACGCGACGGCGGCCCGCCCGAGCCCCTTCGCGGAGATCCCGCAGGCCATGCAGTGGCGCGAGGCGCCCGCGGGCCAGCACGTGGAGATCGGCATCGCCGAGCACAATCTCTTTCTGCTGCTGGGGGCGCTCGGGCTCACGCGCTCACTGTCGGGTGAGACGCTGCTGCCCATCGGCACTCTCTACGACCCGTTCGTCACCCGCGGGCTGGACGCGCTCTACCACGCGCTCTATTCCGGCGCGCGCTTCGTGGTGGCCGCGACACCGTCGGGAGTGAGCCTTTCCCCCGAGGGCGGCGCGCATCAGTCCGTGATCACGCCGGGCATCGGCGTGGCCCTGCCGGGGATGACGTACTGGGAGCCGGCCTTCGGGCGCGAGGTCGAGTGGATTCTCCTCGACGGCCTCGCCCGCATGGCCCGCGGCGAGGGCGAGAGCCTGTACCTGCGCCTCTCGACGAAGCCGGTGGACCAGGCCCTGGCGCCGCCGCCGACCGCGGCCACGCGCGCCGGCGTCCTCGCCGGGGGTTATCGCCTGCTCGACGCGCGGGGGGCGTCCGGGTGGGATCCCGAGGAGAACGCGGTGTCGCTGTTCGCCGCGGGCGTGATGGCGCCCGACGCGGTCGCAGCCGCGCGGACGCTGGCCGGCGAGGGGATTCACGCGAGCGTGTTCATCGCCACCAGCCCCGATCTCCTCTATCGCGGCCTCCGGCAGCGTCGCGGCGCCCTCGAGCGGCTGGTGGGCGCCGACGAGGAGGGCGTGCCCATCGTGTCGGTGCTGGACGGCCACTCGCACGGCCTGGCGTTCCTGGGCGCCGCGCTCGGCGTGCCGCAGATCCCGCTGGGCGTGGACGACTTCGGCCAGTCGGGCACGCGGGCGGATCTCTACCGCCACTACGGCATCGACGCGCCGGCCCTCGTCGCGGCCGCGCGCACCCTGCTGGGCCGCGCCGCCGGCTAGACGGCGCGGTCCGGCCGCTCAGGACGCGGCGCGCTCCGCGTCCTCGCCTCGCACGGTCACGGTGGCGCCGTCCATGCGCAGCGAGGCGTCCCACGTGATTGCGATGGCGTCCTTCACGCTCTGGTGCGCGGGGCATCCTTCCGGATGCACGGCGAGGGTCCGGGTCGCGGCCTCCCGCGCCGCGGCGGGCAGCGTGATGTCGTAGTGCACGTGGATCGCGGTGATGCGAATGGTGCGTCCGATCCCGCGGATGCGGCCTTCCGCGGTGGCGGTGTACGACTCGCGGTCGAACTCGATCTTGCGCCCTGCCAGGGCGCCGCGCAGCGTGCCGTACATTCAGCCGGCCACGCCCGCCACGATGTGATCGAGTGTCGACGCGATGGGCGGCCCCTCCTTGACGCCGTAGTACTGGCGCAGCGCGCCCTGCACCCCGTACACGACGGGCTCCGGCACCTCGCCGAGGTAGGCGTGGCGGTAGCCGTCCCGGTAGACCAGCCGGGTCCGTGAGATGTATTCGAACTCGTCGGCCATGTGAGATCCTCCTGAGACGTTGGATGCCCGTAATGCCGGACGCGGTTCGCGCCACGAAGGAGGATACGCGCATGTCGATGCCGACGCGATGGGCAGCGCTCGGGATTCTGGGGCTGGGGCTGATCGGGGGGACGGTCGCGCCTCGAGGCGCCTTCGGCGCGACCGAGACCGAGCTCCAGTCCGCGGTGTTTCGCGCCAAGCCGGCGGTGGTCATGGTCGGCGTGCGCGTGGGCGGCACCGCCACGGTGCGCTGCAGCGAGGGGCCGGCGGTGACGGTGCGGCCGGCCGCCATCGGGGAGCTCGGCAGCGGCGCCATCGTGCATCCCGACGGCTGGATCGTGACCAACGGCCACGTGGTGCAGCCCTATCACGAGGGGCGCGACGGGGCCTTCGGGGCCGAGCTCCTCGAGAAGGCGATCGCCGAGGCCTGCGCCCCGGAGCTGGAGCCGCTGGCGCCGGCCACGCGCGTCGAGCGCATCCGCGCCCTTGCTGCCGAGCCGATGAACCGGGACGGGTTCGCCGTCGAGCGCGCGATCACCGTGAACCTCTCGAACGGGCGGGCGTATCCCGCCGCCCTCAAGTACTACTCGCCGCCCGCCTACGTGCGCACGGGCGAGAGCATGCGCGGCCGCGACGTGGCGGTCCTCAAGATCGAGGAGCGCGAGCTACCGGTGGCGCGGCTCGCCGCCCGCAGCACCGATCTCCACCTCGGCCAAAGCCTCTTCGTCATCGGCTTTCCCGGCGTCGTGGCGTCCCACGAGCTCCTGAGCCGCGCGACCCTCTTCGAGCCGACCATCACCACCGGTCGGATCTCGGGTTTCAAGGAGGACATCGGCGGGCAGCGCGTGATCCAGACGGACGCCGCGATCATCCAGGGCAACAGCGGCGGCCCGATGTTCGACGACCGGGGGTACGTGATCGGCGCGGCGACCTTCACCTCCCTCCAGGGCGACCAGGTGGTGCAAGGCTTCAACTTCGCCATCCCGGTGGAGACCATCCACGACGCCGCGCGCCAGGCAGGCTTCACGCCGCTGGGCGACAGCATGTTCACGCGGCTCTGGAACCATGGTGTGGACCTCTACCTGCGCGACCTCCATTACCGGGCGTACCGGAACATGAGCGCGGCCAACCGCATCCATCCGGGG is drawn from Candidatus Methylomirabilota bacterium and contains these coding sequences:
- a CDS encoding pyruvate dehydrogenase; this translates as STGSMGLGAVQATFGAFAARYLADHGAPCGPERFIVMVGDAELDEGNVWEALLEEPLAALGTVRWIVDMNRQSLDRVVPDSRRHQLRDMFAAAGWRVIECRWGGRLAAARQAPGGEALARRLEAMPNAEYHALLRLPAAAARKALVTGPDGAPSSALERALGGRSDEEVQALLGDLGGHDLGAILAAYEEADRERDRPAVILADTLKGWALPLAADPLNHGALLSASQIEALRAASGIRPGEEWARFPEDSAEAAFIRARPPLYQAPPPRARAIEMPESLGDEHAGTTSTQEAFGRVLAGLARLPAGERVVTVSADVAITTHLAGWINRKQVYATAARPSPFAEIPQAMQWREAPAGQHVEIGIAEHNLFLLLGALGLTRSLSGETLLPIGTLYDPFVTRGLDALYHALYSGARFVVAATPSGVSLSPEGGAHQSVITPGIGVALPGMTYWEPAFGREVEWILLDGLARMARGEGESLYLRLSTKPVDQALAPPPTAATRAGVLAGGYRLLDARGASGWDPEENAVSLFAAGVMAPDAVAAARTLAGEGIHASVFIATSPDLLYRGLRQRRGALERLVGADEEGVPIVSVLDGHSHGLAFLGAALGVPQIPLGVDDFGQSGTRADLYRHYGIDAPALVAAARTLLGRAAG
- a CDS encoding S1C family serine protease, with the protein product MSMPTRWAALGILGLGLIGGTVAPRGAFGATETELQSAVFRAKPAVVMVGVRVGGTATVRCSEGPAVTVRPAAIGELGSGAIVHPDGWIVTNGHVVQPYHEGRDGAFGAELLEKAIAEACAPELEPLAPATRVERIRALAAEPMNRDGFAVERAITVNLSNGRAYPAALKYYSPPAYVRTGESMRGRDVAVLKIEERELPVARLAARSTDLHLGQSLFVIGFPGVVASHELLSRATLFEPTITTGRISGFKEDIGGQRVIQTDAAIIQGNSGGPMFDDRGYVIGAATFTSLQGDQVVQGFNFAIPVETIHDAARQAGFTPLGDSMFTRLWNHGVDLYLRDLHYRAYRNMSAANRIHPGFPDVERVREDCDIKHREQGYLHREEVQWGVAAFALLALVALAWFGGRWLAAASRRTLRRIIREELAGARADAPAGAPTPPPA
- a CDS encoding OsmC family protein, which codes for MYGTLRGALAGRKIEFDRESYTATAEGRIRGIGRTIRITAIHVHYDITLPAAAREAATRTLAVHPEGCPAHQSVKDAIAITWDASLRMDGATVTVRGEDAERAAS